A genomic window from Flavobacteriales bacterium includes:
- a CDS encoding DUF5916 domain-containing protein gives MKHLFLFILCFPLSLLAQTKSYTIQRADVSPTTDGKIEQDEWAKHAVGGEFISYYPISGASMPKGFRTEWKATYDNQAIYFAVAMYDPQADSIMSQLCKRDKIGGSNNDHVLIRINPYQDGQTDFGFKLSPLGVQEDIKFTNYSQDSNWDMVWKGATYKDDNGWYAEFEIPYSALRFPKSDVQDWSVNIERHIRRYRASYTWNPIDITNENISSQAGTIKGFKHIEPPLRLSFLPYISSYATNYDGDTEYSFNGGMDVKYGINESFTLDMTLIPDFGQVGFDNQVLNLSPFEVQYDEKRPFFTEGTELFDKGYLFYSRRISDNLLNATKITGRTGKKLGIGVLNAVTNETDNDPLSNYNIVVLDQSLPNNSYLTFTNTNVQRKGGDLANVSGLLSVFRNKSNTYQFFGNYRFSHVEDPEDTEQGFASYMNISKVAGKFQFGLANNIESDTYNPNDMGFLYNNNEFNTSADVSYRITESTKRLVDFKCSASLSYEQLYKPRLFSELSYEAQQVSTFKNFLTWGVSSSGELTEGNDYFESRTSIDDVFKRSENYIARMFFSSDYRRKLALDVSFGGGQAPLYDEHTLFFRMSPRVRFSEKLFMYYVFSTKLTENETGYITRDNDHSIFSTRQKQFFTNVLKAEYVLNTKMSFDFKFRHHWEQVRNYSFHTLDKYGYLEDSDYVGDRDVNFNAWNIDLNFNYWFAPASEISIVWKNSILTSGNRVESYYKDNLEALLNNPQENSLSLRVRYFLDYQYLKQK, from the coding sequence ATGAAGCACCTATTTCTATTTATTTTATGCTTTCCCCTGTCTCTTCTAGCGCAGACTAAAAGCTATACAATCCAAAGAGCAGATGTAAGCCCCACAACCGATGGAAAAATTGAACAAGATGAATGGGCTAAACACGCTGTTGGTGGTGAATTTATCAGTTATTACCCTATTAGTGGCGCAAGTATGCCTAAGGGTTTTAGGACAGAATGGAAAGCCACCTATGACAATCAAGCTATTTATTTTGCTGTTGCTATGTATGACCCTCAAGCCGACAGCATAATGAGTCAGTTGTGTAAAAGGGATAAAATCGGTGGAAGTAACAACGACCATGTTTTGATACGCATAAATCCTTATCAAGATGGACAAACCGATTTTGGGTTTAAACTATCTCCACTAGGTGTTCAAGAAGATATTAAGTTTACTAATTATAGTCAAGATTCTAACTGGGATATGGTTTGGAAAGGCGCCACTTATAAAGATGATAATGGTTGGTATGCTGAATTTGAAATCCCCTATTCTGCTTTACGTTTTCCAAAAAGTGATGTTCAAGATTGGAGTGTAAATATCGAAAGGCATATCAGACGATACAGAGCATCATACACTTGGAATCCTATTGACATTACCAATGAAAACATCAGCTCTCAAGCAGGTACTATTAAAGGCTTTAAACATATTGAGCCTCCTTTGCGTCTTTCATTTTTACCATACATTTCTTCTTACGCCACCAACTACGATGGAGATACGGAATATAGTTTCAACGGCGGTATGGATGTAAAATACGGCATCAACGAAAGTTTTACTCTTGACATGACTTTGATTCCTGATTTTGGACAAGTGGGCTTTGATAATCAAGTGCTTAACCTCTCTCCGTTTGAAGTGCAATACGATGAGAAAAGACCTTTTTTTACTGAAGGCACAGAGTTGTTTGACAAAGGCTATTTATTCTACTCTAGGCGCATTAGCGACAATTTATTGAATGCTACCAAGATAACAGGAAGAACTGGAAAAAAACTAGGTATTGGTGTGCTAAACGCAGTAACAAATGAAACGGATAACGACCCTTTAAGTAACTATAACATAGTGGTACTTGACCAATCCTTACCCAACAATTCGTACTTGACCTTTACCAACACTAATGTTCAGAGAAAGGGGGGCGATTTAGCTAATGTTTCAGGACTGTTGTCTGTTTTCAGAAATAAAAGCAACACCTATCAGTTTTTTGGTAATTACAGATTCAGTCATGTAGAAGACCCAGAAGATACTGAGCAGGGCTTTGCATCGTATATGAATATCAGCAAAGTAGCTGGGAAATTTCAATTTGGACTAGCCAACAACATTGAAAGCGATACCTACAACCCTAACGATATGGGTTTTTTATACAACAACAACGAATTTAACACCTCAGCAGATGTTAGCTATCGTATTACTGAATCGACTAAGCGATTAGTAGATTTCAAATGCTCGGCATCTTTGAGTTATGAACAGTTATACAAACCAAGATTATTCAGTGAATTAAGTTATGAGGCTCAACAAGTATCTACCTTCAAGAATTTCCTGACATGGGGTGTTTCTTCAAGTGGAGAACTGACTGAAGGAAACGATTATTTTGAATCAAGAACGAGCATTGATGATGTTTTCAAGCGTTCTGAAAATTACATTGCTCGAATGTTTTTTTCTAGCGATTATCGAAGAAAATTAGCTCTTGACGTTAGCTTTGGTGGTGGACAAGCACCTCTATATGATGAACACACTTTGTTTTTCCGTATGTCACCGAGGGTAAGGTTTAGTGAAAAACTATTCATGTACTACGTCTTTTCAACCAAACTGACTGAAAATGAAACGGGCTACATTACTAGAGATAATGACCATTCTATTTTCTCTACTCGACAAAAGCAATTCTTTACCAACGTACTTAAGGCTGAATATGTCTTGAATACCAAGATGAGTTTTGATTTCAAATTCCGTCATCATTGGGAGCAAGTAAGAAACTATTCTTTCCATACATTAGATAAGTATGGCTACTTAGAAGATAGCGATTATGTTGGCGATAGAGATGTTAATTTCAACGCTTGGAACATTGA